Proteins co-encoded in one Methylobacterium sp. WL1 genomic window:
- a CDS encoding hemolysin III family protein — protein MSLAEDGRPLTLTWHYTPREIVADGVIHGLGVVFGLAGAAALVATALTAHLGFGERAAVVLYATALVLMLGVSAVYNLYPVSPRKWLLRRADHALIYLMIAGTYTPLVALVGSGIRAYLLLAVIWLVALVGIAVKLFLPGRFDRLSIALYLLLGWSGLLAYESVIAALQPTALWLLAIGGLLYSVGVLFHVWRTLPFQNAIWHGFVLAATACHYGTIWASLNGLPLT, from the coding sequence ATGTCTCTCGCAGAGGATGGTCGCCCGCTGACCCTGACGTGGCACTACACGCCGCGCGAGATCGTGGCGGACGGGGTGATCCACGGCCTCGGGGTGGTCTTCGGCCTCGCCGGCGCGGCGGCGCTGGTGGCCACGGCGCTCACGGCGCATCTCGGATTCGGCGAGCGGGCCGCGGTGGTGCTGTACGCCACCGCCCTGGTGCTGATGCTGGGCGTCTCCGCGGTCTACAACCTCTACCCGGTCAGCCCGCGGAAATGGCTCCTGCGCCGAGCCGACCACGCGCTGATCTACCTGATGATCGCCGGGACCTACACGCCCCTGGTCGCGCTGGTCGGCTCGGGCATCCGCGCCTACCTGCTGCTGGCGGTGATCTGGCTGGTCGCCCTGGTCGGGATCGCGGTGAAGCTGTTCCTGCCCGGCCGGTTCGACCGGCTATCCATCGCCCTCTACCTGCTGCTCGGCTGGAGCGGCCTGCTCGCCTACGAGTCGGTGATCGCCGCCCTGCAGCCCACCGCCCTGTGGCTGCTGGCGATCGGCGGGCTGCTCTACTCGGTCGGCGTGCTGTTCCACGTCTGGCGGACCCTGCCATTCCAGAACGCGATCTGGCACGGCTTCGTGCTCGCGGCCACGGCCTGCCATTACGGCACGATCTGGGCCAGCCTCAACGGCCTGCCGCTCACGTGA
- a CDS encoding COX15/CtaA family protein, with protein MRVSGEQRSGAVRTWLYLMAALVVAMVAVGGATRLTGSGLSITEWRPVTGIVPPLSEADWSAEFAKYKDTPQYNILNQGMGLASFKVLYGWEWGHRVLGRLIGLVFFLPLVVFWWRGMIGRRLGLGLLGLGILGGLQGAIGWIMVASGLQPGMTAVAPLKLALHLTTASLILAGLVWLAAGQRSEAADPAPGRIRRVAALLPALVLAQIFLGGLVAGSHAGLVYNTWPDMDGALVPPVDSLFAIRPWIENFVDNHALVQFDHRVSAYLLVVVALLHAIDARMTGPAGAAGRAGGVAALALAQAGLGIATLLLAVPLWAALAHQVLAMAVLTMAVVHARLSRGTGLVRRPAREPVLGFEGLVGRGA; from the coding sequence ATGAGAGTCTCGGGCGAGCAGCGATCCGGAGCCGTGCGGACCTGGCTCTACCTGATGGCGGCCCTCGTGGTCGCCATGGTGGCGGTCGGCGGCGCGACCCGCCTGACCGGATCCGGCCTGTCGATCACCGAGTGGCGCCCCGTGACCGGGATCGTGCCGCCCCTGTCGGAGGCGGACTGGTCCGCCGAGTTCGCCAAGTACAAGGACACGCCGCAATACAACATCCTCAACCAGGGGATGGGCCTGGCGTCGTTCAAGGTGCTGTACGGCTGGGAATGGGGCCATCGCGTGCTCGGGCGGCTGATCGGCCTCGTGTTCTTCCTGCCGCTGGTCGTGTTCTGGTGGCGCGGCATGATCGGCCGCCGCCTCGGACTCGGGCTGCTCGGCCTCGGGATCCTCGGCGGCCTCCAGGGCGCGATCGGCTGGATCATGGTCGCGTCGGGCCTTCAGCCCGGCATGACCGCGGTGGCGCCGCTGAAGCTCGCCCTGCACCTGACGACCGCCAGCCTGATCCTGGCCGGTCTGGTCTGGCTGGCCGCCGGCCAGCGCAGCGAGGCGGCCGATCCCGCCCCCGGCCGCATCCGCCGGGTGGCCGCCCTGCTGCCGGCCCTGGTCCTGGCGCAGATCTTCCTCGGCGGACTGGTCGCCGGGTCGCATGCCGGCCTCGTCTACAACACCTGGCCGGACATGGACGGCGCCCTCGTCCCGCCGGTGGACAGCCTGTTCGCGATCCGGCCCTGGATCGAGAACTTCGTCGACAACCACGCCCTGGTCCAGTTCGACCACCGGGTCAGCGCCTACCTGCTCGTGGTGGTCGCGCTCCTGCACGCGATCGACGCGCGGATGACCGGTCCGGCCGGCGCGGCCGGGCGTGCCGGGGGCGTCGCCGCCCTGGCCCTGGCCCAGGCCGGCCTCGGCATCGCCACGCTGCTGCTGGCGGTGCCGCTCTGGGCCGCGCTGGCCCATCAGGTCCTGGCGATGGCCGTGCTGACCATGGCGGTGGTCCACGCCCGGCTGAGCCGCGGCACCGGTCTCGTCCGCCGCCCGGCCCGTGAGCCGGTGCTCGGCTTCGAGGGCTTGGTGGGTCGCGGCGCCTGA
- a CDS encoding DUF2842 domain-containing protein: MRRRTRTLIGTVAMLAFVCLYGPLAMALADSRIAETPAAIQAVLYSILGIAWIFPLMPLIRWMERPDR, encoded by the coding sequence ATGCGCCGCCGCACCCGCACGTTGATCGGCACGGTCGCGATGCTGGCCTTCGTCTGCCTGTACGGGCCGCTGGCGATGGCCTTGGCCGACAGCCGCATCGCCGAGACCCCGGCGGCGATCCAGGCCGTGCTCTACTCGATCCTCGGAATCGCGTGGATCTTCCCGCTGATGCCGCTGATCCGCTGGATGGAGCGTCCGGACCGTTAA
- a CDS encoding type II toxin-antitoxin system Phd/YefM family antitoxin, producing MPAPIPTPTMPMSSWRVGWREIQLRAAKATLSAVIDKARQGQPSVITRHGRPEAVLLSFEEWQRLQVPSFGRLLMAAPLETEDLPPRSGALRRIDL from the coding sequence ATGCCGGCGCCGATCCCCACCCCTACGATGCCGATGTCGTCGTGGAGGGTCGGATGGCGGGAAATCCAGTTGCGGGCCGCCAAGGCGACGCTCTCGGCCGTCATCGACAAGGCCCGGCAGGGCCAACCCTCCGTCATCACACGCCATGGCCGGCCCGAGGCCGTGCTGCTCAGCTTCGAAGAGTGGCAACGGCTGCAGGTCCCATCCTTCGGCCGGCTCCTGATGGCCGCGCCTCTCGAAACGGAGGATCTTCCGCCGCGATCCGGTGCGCTGAGACGCATCGATCTCTGA
- a CDS encoding polysaccharide deacetylase family protein, whose amino-acid sequence MISSRAKHRVFASGFRAIQAFGADRWLAPAARGLGVILTFHHVSPDPVPAFAPNRLLSITPDFLDLTLRELDARGFDIIGLDAVPDRLAARDYGPPFAVLTFDDGYRDNVEHARPVLERHGAPWTLFVASGFADQRGRLWWIELERAIARLDRVRIDIHGRSLDLPARSPQEKALAFEALYRDLRRGSETALLDRIADLCRQADLAPGGIAPELCLSWDELRALGRDPAVTFGAHTVSHPMLAKHDTATVAREIAESRARIEAELGRAIRHLSYPVGDPTSAGPREFALAADQGFATAVTTRPGHLFADHAGHLRALPRVSINGCHQSRAALAGLLSGVPFLAWNRGRRLNVA is encoded by the coding sequence ATGATCTCGTCGCGTGCCAAGCATCGGGTGTTCGCGTCCGGCTTCCGCGCGATCCAGGCGTTCGGCGCCGATCGCTGGCTGGCTCCGGCCGCCCGCGGCCTCGGGGTGATCCTGACCTTCCACCACGTCAGCCCGGATCCGGTGCCGGCCTTCGCGCCGAACCGGCTGCTCAGCATCACGCCGGATTTCCTGGATCTCACCTTGCGCGAACTCGACGCGCGCGGCTTCGACATCATCGGGCTCGATGCGGTCCCGGACCGGCTAGCCGCCCGGGATTACGGCCCGCCCTTCGCGGTCCTGACCTTCGACGACGGTTACCGCGACAACGTCGAGCACGCCCGCCCGGTGCTGGAACGGCACGGCGCCCCCTGGACCCTGTTCGTGGCGAGCGGCTTCGCCGACCAGCGCGGGCGCCTGTGGTGGATCGAGCTGGAGCGGGCGATCGCGCGGCTCGACCGGGTGCGGATCGACATCCATGGGCGCAGCCTCGATCTGCCGGCCCGCAGCCCGCAAGAGAAGGCGCTGGCCTTCGAGGCGCTCTACCGCGACCTGCGCCGCGGCAGCGAGACCGCGCTCCTCGACCGGATCGCCGACCTTTGCCGGCAGGCCGACCTCGCGCCGGGGGGGATCGCACCCGAGCTGTGTCTGTCCTGGGATGAATTGCGAGCGCTGGGCCGCGACCCGGCGGTGACGTTCGGGGCGCACACGGTCAGCCACCCGATGCTCGCCAAGCACGATACGGCGACCGTCGCCCGGGAGATCGCCGAGAGCCGCGCCCGGATCGAGGCCGAGCTCGGCCGCGCGATCCGGCATCTGTCCTACCCGGTCGGCGACCCGACCTCGGCCGGCCCGAGGGAATTCGCCCTCGCCGCGGATCAGGGTTTCGCCACCGCGGTGACGACGAGACCCGGCCACCTGTTCGCCGACCATGCCGGGCATCTGCGCGCCCTGCCGCGGGTCTCGATCAACGGCTGCCACCAGTCGCGGGCGGCGCTGGCGGGATTGCTGTCCGGCGTCCCGTTCCTGGCCTGGAACCGCGGGCGGCGCCTCAACGTCGCCTGA
- a CDS encoding TonB-dependent receptor, with translation MSLRGLRSSLIASASVLGGAMLPSAAQAQNAVTLGEISVVSTSPVGSGGGNSSRVQNLNGPGGLEPAGSAPPPIGPVRLRGSEQPLYKIPSTVETVTASDITVDRGTDNVVATLARRTPGLNLSDSQGNSNRPDVTYRGFTVSPVQGVPQGLAVYQNGVRINEAFGDTVNFDLIPPQAIQRIDVVTGNPVFGLNALGGAVNIQMKNGFTWQGTEITAFGGSDARTAGYVEYGKVSGPWSVYFTGDGLNDRGWRYESPSTIGRLYGDIGYRSQDSEFHLIGLAARSFFGAAAATPVDFSHRDPRSIFTYPQTTTTEVGTIQLTGRVDVSPTWDLAGNAYFRRFSQTYVDGNDGNFENCSTRSSFRGNLCFEDDGFSQGAGQSQLAFRNQFLILGQQNQRVPFRSGIPYGTLDVTKTEATGFGGSLQAANRDRVFGLPNTFLVGGSIDAANYSFKSSSTLGVINPNLSITTDPNNPYYGNIPGLGTPQLRTAGALGIAPSSVNGSNLYMGLYTLDTLDVTDRLSLTAGARLNFARIQSEDLTGFSPDVTGTHYYNKINPVAGLTYRFTDALNLYGSYSESNRAPTPLELACSNPDRPCLLPNSLVADPPLKQVTGRTYEVGFRGALPNTYDGGIISYKIGAFRTDLSNDILSLATPGNTARAYFVNVPSTQRQGIEVGSEYTADYLRVYANYALIDATFQFNGTLSSPNNPLADDGAINVRKGNVVPLVPTHQFKAGFDYFVTPNWQFGVYLQAFSASYFRGDESNLNRKLPPYYVLNFQTKYQVTKNLELFGLVTNLTNNRYATFGTFAEPGAVAGNLRISDPRTTTLSQPLSIYGGIRYAFGADPVPMSAEPIIRKY, from the coding sequence ATGTCATTGAGGGGGCTTCGGAGCAGCCTGATCGCGTCGGCGTCGGTCCTGGGTGGCGCGATGCTGCCCTCGGCCGCGCAGGCGCAGAACGCCGTGACGCTGGGCGAGATCAGCGTCGTCTCGACCTCGCCGGTGGGTTCGGGCGGCGGCAATTCGAGCCGCGTGCAGAACCTCAACGGTCCCGGTGGGCTCGAGCCGGCCGGCTCGGCGCCGCCGCCGATCGGCCCGGTCCGCCTCCGGGGTAGCGAGCAGCCGCTCTACAAGATCCCCAGCACGGTCGAGACCGTGACGGCCAGCGACATCACGGTCGACCGGGGCACCGACAACGTCGTGGCGACGCTCGCCCGCCGCACGCCCGGTCTCAACCTGTCCGATTCGCAGGGCAATTCGAACCGCCCCGACGTGACCTATCGCGGCTTCACCGTCTCGCCGGTCCAGGGCGTGCCGCAGGGCCTCGCCGTGTACCAGAACGGCGTGCGCATCAACGAAGCCTTCGGCGACACGGTCAACTTCGACCTGATCCCCCCGCAGGCGATCCAGCGCATCGACGTCGTCACCGGCAACCCGGTCTTCGGCCTCAACGCACTGGGTGGCGCGGTCAACATCCAGATGAAGAACGGCTTCACCTGGCAGGGTACCGAGATCACCGCGTTCGGCGGCTCGGACGCCCGCACCGCCGGCTACGTCGAGTACGGCAAGGTCTCGGGCCCGTGGAGCGTCTACTTCACCGGCGACGGCCTGAACGACCGCGGATGGCGCTACGAGAGCCCCAGCACGATCGGTCGGCTCTACGGCGATATCGGCTACCGCTCGCAGGATTCCGAGTTCCACCTGATCGGGCTCGCCGCCCGCAGCTTCTTCGGCGCCGCCGCCGCCACGCCGGTGGATTTCAGCCACCGCGACCCGCGGTCGATCTTCACCTACCCGCAGACCACCACCACCGAGGTCGGCACGATCCAGCTCACCGGCCGGGTCGACGTGTCGCCCACCTGGGACCTGGCCGGCAACGCCTACTTCCGCCGCTTCAGCCAGACCTACGTCGACGGCAACGACGGCAACTTCGAGAACTGCAGCACCCGCTCCAGCTTCCGCGGCAACCTCTGCTTCGAGGATGACGGCTTCAGCCAGGGCGCCGGCCAGTCGCAGCTCGCCTTCCGCAACCAGTTCCTGATCCTCGGCCAGCAGAACCAGCGCGTTCCGTTCCGGTCCGGCATCCCGTACGGCACCCTCGACGTGACCAAGACGGAGGCCACGGGCTTCGGCGGCTCGCTCCAAGCGGCCAACCGCGACCGGGTGTTCGGCCTGCCCAACACCTTCCTGGTCGGCGGCAGCATCGATGCGGCCAACTACTCGTTCAAGTCGTCCAGCACCCTCGGCGTGATCAACCCGAACCTGTCGATCACCACGGATCCGAACAACCCCTACTACGGCAACATCCCAGGCCTCGGCACGCCGCAGCTCCGCACCGCGGGCGCCCTCGGCATCGCGCCGAGCTCGGTCAACGGCTCGAACCTCTACATGGGCCTCTACACCCTCGACACCCTGGACGTGACCGACCGGCTGTCGCTCACGGCGGGCGCGCGGCTCAACTTCGCCCGCATCCAGAGCGAGGATCTCACGGGCTTCTCGCCGGACGTGACCGGCACCCATTACTACAACAAGATCAACCCGGTCGCCGGCCTGACCTACCGCTTCACCGACGCGCTGAACCTCTACGGCAGCTACTCGGAGTCGAACCGCGCGCCGACGCCGCTGGAGCTGGCCTGCTCCAACCCGGATCGGCCGTGCCTGCTGCCGAACTCGCTGGTGGCCGATCCGCCGCTCAAGCAGGTCACCGGGCGGACCTACGAGGTCGGCTTCCGCGGTGCGCTGCCGAACACCTATGACGGCGGCATCATCAGCTACAAGATCGGCGCCTTCCGCACCGACCTGTCGAACGACATCCTGTCGCTCGCCACCCCCGGCAACACCGCCCGCGCCTACTTCGTGAACGTGCCCTCGACCCAGCGTCAGGGCATCGAGGTCGGCAGCGAGTACACGGCCGACTACCTGCGGGTCTACGCCAACTACGCCCTGATCGACGCCACCTTCCAGTTCAACGGCACCCTGTCCTCGCCCAACAATCCGCTCGCGGATGACGGCGCGATCAATGTCCGCAAGGGCAACGTCGTGCCGCTGGTGCCGACCCACCAGTTCAAGGCCGGCTTCGACTACTTCGTCACCCCGAACTGGCAGTTCGGCGTCTACCTCCAGGCCTTCTCGGCGTCCTACTTCCGCGGCGACGAGTCGAACCTGAACCGCAAGCTGCCGCCCTACTACGTCCTCAACTTCCAGACGAAGTACCAGGTCACCAAGAACCTCGAGCTGTTCGGCCTGGTCACCAACCTGACCAACAACCGCTACGCGACGTTCGGCACCTTCGCCGAGCCGGGCGCGGTGGCCGGCAACCTGCGGATCAGCGACCCGCGGACCACGACCCTGTCGCAGCCGCTCTCGATCTACGGCGGCATCCGCTACGCCTTCGGCGCCGACCCGGTGCCGATGTCGGCCGAGCCGATCATTCGGAAGTACTGA
- a CDS encoding ABC transporter permease, giving the protein MTAPLANAVPATPSQKTARMGRLDAVGYLICLGGIVRRELLRFFNQKERFFSALVRPLVWLFIFAAGFRNTLGVSIEPPYQTYVLYEVYVVPGLAVMIQLFNGMQSSLSMVYDREVGSMKVLLTSPYPRWLLLLAKLIAGVSVSIVQAYAFLAVAYFWETDIPPLGYLTALPAFLASGLMLGAIGLFLSSLVRQLENFASVMNFVIFPMFFASSALYPLWRIRESSETLYWICELNPFSHAVQLVRFALYLQFEPVACAVVIGVTLAFFGMAVVAYDPGRGIMARRGGPAGDAT; this is encoded by the coding sequence ATGACGGCGCCCCTAGCCAACGCCGTCCCCGCGACCCCCTCCCAAAAGACCGCCCGCATGGGCCGGCTGGATGCGGTCGGCTACCTGATCTGCCTCGGCGGCATCGTCCGGCGCGAGTTGCTGCGCTTCTTCAATCAGAAGGAGCGGTTCTTCTCGGCGTTGGTCAGGCCGCTGGTGTGGCTGTTCATCTTCGCCGCGGGGTTCCGCAACACCCTCGGGGTCTCGATCGAGCCGCCCTACCAGACCTACGTGCTCTACGAGGTCTACGTGGTGCCGGGGCTGGCCGTAATGATCCAGCTGTTCAACGGCATGCAATCGTCGCTCTCCATGGTCTACGACCGCGAGGTCGGATCCATGAAGGTGCTGCTGACATCGCCGTATCCGCGCTGGCTGCTGCTGCTCGCCAAGCTGATCGCGGGCGTCTCGGTGTCGATCGTGCAGGCCTACGCGTTCCTGGCGGTGGCGTATTTCTGGGAGACCGACATCCCGCCGCTCGGGTACCTGACGGCGCTCCCGGCTTTCCTGGCCTCGGGACTGATGCTGGGGGCGATCGGCCTGTTCCTGTCGTCGCTCGTCCGCCAGCTCGAGAACTTCGCCAGCGTGATGAACTTCGTGATCTTCCCGATGTTCTTCGCCTCCTCGGCGCTCTACCCCCTGTGGCGGATCCGGGAATCCTCGGAAACGCTCTACTGGATCTGCGAGTTGAACCCGTTCAGCCACGCCGTCCAGCTCGTGCGCTTCGCCCTTTATCTCCAGTTCGAGCCGGTCGCCTGCGCGGTCGTGATCGGCGTGACCCTCGCCTTCTTCGGCATGGCGGTCGTCGCCTACGATCCGGGTCGCGGCATCATGGCCCGGCGCGGCGGCCCGGCCGGCGACGCCACCTAG
- a CDS encoding ABC transporter ATP-binding protein, whose translation MSEAALQVEHVGHRFGARAALDDVSITVERGRFAALLGPNGAGKTTLFSVITRLYNNQSGRVSIFGHGLDREPSRALARLGVVFQARTLDTDLTVEQNLLYHASLHGITRTVGKLRVGALLDRVGLADRRHDKVRTLSGGQSRRIEIARSLIHRPDLLLLDEPTVGLDLESRADIVAIVRALVREEGLSVLWATHIFEEISPEDEAVVLHRGRIVARGRAWDIGAPGENLADAFRRLVAEPGRAAA comes from the coding sequence ATGAGCGAGGCGGCGCTGCAGGTCGAGCATGTCGGCCACCGGTTCGGGGCCCGCGCGGCGCTGGACGACGTGTCGATCACGGTGGAGCGCGGGCGCTTCGCGGCGTTGCTGGGGCCGAACGGCGCCGGCAAGACCACGTTGTTCTCGGTGATCACCCGGCTCTACAACAACCAGAGCGGCCGGGTCTCGATCTTCGGCCATGGGCTCGACCGGGAGCCGTCCCGGGCCCTGGCCCGGCTCGGCGTGGTGTTCCAGGCGCGCACGCTGGATACCGACCTCACCGTCGAGCAGAACCTGCTCTACCACGCCAGCCTGCACGGCATCACTCGCACGGTCGGGAAGCTGCGCGTCGGCGCGTTGCTCGATCGGGTCGGCCTGGCGGACCGCCGTCACGACAAGGTCCGCACGCTGTCGGGCGGCCAGTCGCGCCGGATCGAGATCGCCCGCTCGCTGATTCACCGGCCGGACCTGCTCCTGCTCGACGAGCCGACCGTCGGGCTCGATCTCGAATCCCGGGCCGACATCGTGGCCATCGTTCGCGCCCTGGTGCGCGAGGAGGGTCTGTCGGTCCTGTGGGCGACCCACATCTTCGAGGAGATCTCTCCGGAGGACGAGGCCGTGGTCCTGCACCGCGGCCGGATCGTCGCCCGGGGCCGGGCCTGGGATATCGGCGCGCCGGGCGAGAACCTGGCCGACGCGTTCCGGCGCCTCGTCGCGGAGCCGGGAAGGGCGGCGGCGTGA
- a CDS encoding YVTN family beta-propeller repeat protein — MRRRVEAGLSVVALGAGLALCGPAFAYTAYVSNEKGNSVSVIDTTTMTVTATWKVGRRPRGITVSKDGKEVFVCASDDDRIDVLDASSGKVVRSLRSGPDPEQFILDASGNPLYVANEDDSQVTIIDIEKNKVLAEVPVGVEPEGMGLSPDGKILVNTSETTNMAHFIDTKTFQVIDNVLVDARPRFAEFTADGKFLWVSAEVGGTVSVIDVAQRRVVKKITFKIPSVNDEAIQPVGIRINKDGTKAFVALGPANRVAVIDAKSYEVQKYLPVGQRVWQLAFTPDQKMLFTTNGTSNDVSVIDVAAEKVVKSIPVGLLPWGVAISPN; from the coding sequence ATGCGCCGCCGCGTCGAGGCAGGTCTGAGTGTTGTCGCCCTCGGAGCGGGGCTCGCCCTCTGCGGACCGGCTTTTGCCTACACCGCCTACGTGAGCAACGAGAAGGGCAACTCCGTCAGCGTCATCGATACGACGACGATGACCGTCACCGCCACCTGGAAGGTCGGGCGCCGGCCGCGCGGGATCACCGTGTCGAAGGACGGCAAGGAGGTGTTCGTCTGCGCCAGCGACGACGACCGAATTGACGTGCTCGATGCCAGCTCCGGAAAGGTCGTGCGCTCGCTCCGCTCCGGCCCCGATCCCGAGCAGTTCATCCTCGATGCCTCCGGCAACCCGCTCTACGTCGCCAACGAGGACGACAGCCAGGTCACGATCATCGACATCGAGAAGAACAAGGTCCTGGCCGAGGTGCCGGTCGGGGTCGAGCCGGAGGGGATGGGCCTGTCGCCGGACGGGAAGATCCTGGTCAACACCTCCGAGACCACCAACATGGCGCACTTCATCGACACCAAGACGTTCCAGGTGATCGACAACGTGCTGGTTGACGCCCGGCCGCGCTTTGCCGAGTTCACCGCCGACGGCAAATTCCTGTGGGTCTCCGCGGAGGTCGGCGGCACGGTCAGCGTGATCGACGTGGCGCAGCGCCGGGTGGTGAAGAAGATCACCTTCAAGATCCCCAGCGTGAACGATGAGGCGATCCAGCCGGTCGGCATCCGCATCAACAAGGACGGCACCAAGGCGTTCGTGGCTTTGGGCCCGGCCAACCGGGTCGCGGTGATCGATGCCAAGAGCTACGAGGTCCAGAAGTACCTCCCCGTCGGCCAGCGCGTCTGGCAGCTCGCCTTCACGCCGGACCAGAAGATGCTGTTCACGACGAACGGCACCTCCAACGACGTCTCGGTGATCGATGTGGCCGCCGAGAAGGTGGTCAAGAGCATCCCGGTCGGCCTGCTGCCCTGGGGCGTCGCCATCTCCCCGAACTGA
- a CDS encoding ABC transporter substrate-binding protein, whose protein sequence is MLATPVAAQAQQPAPQPIETSIGLIYRPQPAPSSYDAEAAPEDEGLAGAKMGIADNNTTGRFTKQTFSLDAVALSDDKPDAVAAARELVAKGVHYLVLALPADAVLAVADAVKDTGAVVLNAGAPDDRLRGADCRSNVFHILPSRAMLTDAIAQYMTVMRWRKVFLIVGPTEADKAYAEAVRNSARKFGLKITAEKPWTFGPLAKARGDTPTRAEAMVFTRGLDYDMALVADEEGDWGDYVSYRTVDPRPVGGTQALTSTTWSPVLETWGAAQAQNRFRRLASRLMRPLDYQAWAAIRTVGEAVTAKKTNDPAVLTPYLVDPAFNLPAYKGVSLSFRPWDHQLRQPVIVVQPKALVSVAPEQGFLHQRTLLDTLGVDLPETTCKFK, encoded by the coding sequence ATGTTGGCGACACCCGTCGCCGCGCAGGCCCAGCAGCCGGCGCCGCAACCGATCGAAACGTCGATCGGCCTGATCTACCGGCCGCAGCCGGCACCGTCCTCGTACGACGCCGAGGCCGCCCCGGAAGACGAGGGGCTGGCCGGCGCCAAGATGGGCATCGCCGACAACAACACCACCGGCCGGTTCACCAAGCAGACCTTCTCGCTCGATGCGGTCGCGCTGAGCGACGACAAGCCCGATGCCGTTGCGGCGGCCAGGGAGCTGGTGGCCAAGGGCGTGCACTACCTGGTCCTGGCGCTGCCGGCGGATGCGGTGCTGGCGGTGGCAGACGCGGTGAAGGACACCGGGGCGGTGGTGCTGAACGCCGGCGCCCCGGACGACCGCCTGCGTGGCGCCGACTGCCGGTCCAACGTATTCCACATCCTGCCGTCCCGGGCGATGCTGACGGACGCCATCGCGCAGTACATGACGGTGATGCGGTGGCGGAAGGTCTTTCTGATCGTCGGGCCGACCGAGGCCGACAAGGCCTATGCCGAGGCCGTACGAAACTCCGCGCGCAAGTTCGGCCTAAAGATCACCGCGGAGAAACCCTGGACCTTCGGGCCGCTGGCCAAGGCGCGGGGCGATACCCCGACCCGGGCCGAGGCGATGGTCTTCACCCGCGGGCTCGACTACGACATGGCGCTCGTGGCCGACGAGGAGGGCGACTGGGGCGACTACGTGTCCTACCGCACCGTCGATCCGCGGCCCGTCGGCGGCACGCAGGCGCTGACCTCGACCACGTGGTCGCCGGTTCTGGAGACCTGGGGGGCCGCGCAGGCGCAGAACCGGTTCCGGCGGCTCGCCTCCCGGCTGATGCGCCCGCTGGATTACCAGGCCTGGGCGGCGATCCGGACCGTGGGCGAAGCCGTCACCGCCAAGAAGACCAACGATCCCGCCGTGCTGACCCCGTACCTGGTCGATCCGGCCTTCAACCTGCCGGCCTACAAGGGTGTGTCGCTGAGCTTCCGCCCCTGGGATCACCAGCTGCGCCAGCCGGTCATCGTCGTCCAGCCCAAGGCCCTAGTCTCGGTCGCGCCGGAGCAGGGCTTCCTGCACCAGCGCACGCTGCTCGACACGCTGGGCGTCGACCTGCCGGAGACCACCTGCAAGTTCAAATGA
- a CDS encoding DUF3280 domain-containing protein, translating to MHHLVSCAVTACLLAGASGAHAAEKAAVFPVELFDPGATYGTRVRPIDTKKLTLVTDELRNALRNQAGLDIIDTAPKSDVVAKEGPLYKCNGCAADIAKSLGADLVVTGYVEKGSGQIFNLNVTIAEAETGKMVRGGQVTIRADTDDTWAHAMRWVVKNRLLAEPLPGKS from the coding sequence ATGCACCACCTGGTATCGTGCGCGGTGACCGCGTGTCTGCTGGCCGGGGCGTCCGGTGCCCACGCCGCCGAGAAAGCCGCGGTGTTCCCGGTGGAGTTGTTCGATCCCGGCGCCACCTACGGCACGCGGGTCCGGCCCATCGACACCAAGAAGTTGACGCTGGTCACGGACGAGCTGCGCAACGCCCTTCGCAACCAGGCCGGCCTGGATATCATCGACACAGCCCCGAAATCCGACGTGGTCGCCAAGGAGGGCCCGCTCTACAAGTGCAACGGCTGCGCGGCCGACATCGCCAAGAGCCTGGGTGCGGATCTCGTCGTGACCGGTTATGTGGAGAAGGGATCCGGCCAGATCTTCAACCTGAACGTCACCATCGCCGAGGCCGAAACCGGCAAGATGGTACGCGGCGGGCAGGTGACGATCCGGGCCGATACCGACGACACCTGGGCGCACGCCATGCGCTGGGTCGTGAAGAACCGCCTGCTCGCCGAGCCGTTGCCCGGCAAGTCGTGA